A genomic region of Granulicella cerasi contains the following coding sequences:
- a CDS encoding cytochrome c oxidase subunit II, giving the protein MIAVAALQLANWPLPFDAGNNAAFDRYLRLNLNVILVLFAVANVMLLVGVLLRKRKATPWRQFAIEYAPLTVFACALIAVAIYSEQLWARQRFVGAAPDAMQVEVTGVQFVWYFRYPGKDAHFGQTKPQFIAPGEGNPLGLDRSDPTSNDDIVTSELVLPAGREVDLALESQDVIHGFSVPELRIKQYATPGQRGHLHFTATKPGSYAILCANVCGMGHYRMTSTLRVVTPEEFAAWLRAHEVKR; this is encoded by the coding sequence ATGATCGCCGTGGCAGCGCTGCAACTCGCAAACTGGCCGCTGCCCTTCGATGCGGGCAATAACGCGGCGTTTGATCGCTACCTGCGGCTGAATCTCAACGTCATCCTTGTATTGTTTGCCGTCGCGAATGTCATGCTGCTCGTCGGCGTTCTGCTGCGCAAACGCAAGGCCACGCCGTGGCGACAGTTCGCCATCGAGTACGCTCCGTTGACCGTCTTCGCCTGCGCGTTGATTGCGGTCGCCATCTATAGCGAACAGCTTTGGGCACGTCAGCGCTTCGTCGGCGCGGCGCCCGATGCGATGCAGGTCGAGGTCACCGGCGTGCAGTTCGTGTGGTACTTTCGCTACCCCGGTAAGGACGCTCACTTCGGCCAGACCAAGCCGCAGTTCATCGCACCCGGCGAAGGCAATCCGCTGGGCCTTGATCGCAGCGACCCGACGAGCAACGACGACATCGTAACTTCGGAGCTCGTGCTGCCCGCAGGCCGCGAAGTCGACCTCGCGCTCGAATCACAAGACGTGATCCACGGCTTCAGCGTGCCGGAGCTTCGCATCAAGCAGTACGCCACACCCGGGCAACGTGGACATCTGCACTTCACCGCGACGAAGCCAGGCAGCTACGCGATCCTCTGCGCCAACGTCTGCGGCATGGGCCACTATCGCATGACTTCTACCCTGCGCGTGGTCACACCAGAGGAGTTCGCTGCATGGCTTCGCGCGCACGAGGTGAAGCGATGA
- the pdxS gene encoding pyridoxal 5'-phosphate synthase lyase subunit PdxS yields the protein MSQNNGTSPSLRLKTGLAEMLKGGVIMDVMNVEQARIAEEAGAVSVMALERVPAMIRAEGGVARMANPALIREIMAVVNIPVMAKARIGHFVEAQVLQSLGVDFIDESEVLTPADEQFHIDKHQFKTPFVCGAKNLGEALRRIAEGAAMIRTKGEPGTGDVVHAVTHMRTIVREMKALSALSEDELYHAAKNLQAPYELVRLVAQNGKLPVPNFSAGGIATPADAALMMQLGAETVFVGSGIFMKDGATPLDLTPGGKEREEAISRARAIVIATTHFNDPKIIADASEQVKGHMKGLAAAALEEKDRMQTRGW from the coding sequence ATGTCGCAGAACAACGGAACCAGCCCCTCGCTTCGCCTCAAGACCGGCCTCGCCGAAATGCTCAAGGGTGGCGTCATCATGGACGTCATGAACGTCGAGCAGGCGCGTATCGCCGAAGAAGCCGGTGCAGTTTCCGTCATGGCACTCGAGCGCGTTCCCGCAATGATTCGCGCGGAAGGCGGCGTGGCCCGCATGGCAAACCCTGCGCTCATCCGCGAGATCATGGCCGTGGTCAACATTCCCGTCATGGCGAAGGCGCGCATCGGCCACTTCGTTGAAGCGCAGGTGCTGCAGTCGCTCGGCGTCGACTTCATCGACGAGAGCGAAGTGCTCACGCCCGCCGACGAACAGTTTCACATCGACAAGCACCAGTTCAAGACGCCCTTCGTCTGCGGCGCAAAGAACCTCGGTGAAGCACTCCGCCGCATCGCAGAGGGCGCAGCGATGATCCGCACCAAGGGCGAGCCTGGTACGGGCGACGTGGTGCATGCGGTGACGCACATGCGCACCATCGTGCGGGAGATGAAGGCTCTCTCGGCTCTGAGCGAGGACGAGCTCTACCACGCAGCGAAGAACCTGCAGGCGCCGTACGAACTCGTGCGCCTGGTCGCGCAGAACGGCAAGCTGCCTGTACCAAACTTCTCCGCGGGCGGCATCGCGACTCCCGCAGACGCAGCGCTCATGATGCAGCTCGGCGCAGAGACAGTCTTCGTCGGCTCGGGCATCTTCATGAAGGACGGCGCCACGCCGCTCGATCTGACGCCGGGCGGCAAGGAACGCGAAGAAGCGATCAGCCGCGCGCGCGCGATCGTCATCGCCACCACGCACTTCAACGATCCGAAGATCATCGCGGACGCGAGCGAGCAGGTAAAGGGTCACATGAAGGGCCTCGCAGCCGCAGCGCTCGAAGAGAAGGACCGCATGCAGACCCGTGGCTGGTAA
- the pdxT gene encoding pyridoxal 5'-phosphate synthase glutaminase subunit PdxT, whose product MKKVPTIGVLALQGAFEVHAKRLSELGADAHLIRKPEQLDALDGLVLPGGESSTFLWHLELAGFYDKLDAFVHSKPVFGTCAGCILLAKEVLNPTQKSFGVLDVAVERNAYGRQNDSVILKEDTKLPGGPLETVYIRAPRIARIGKKVEVLAKRDDSPTLVREGHVLAATFHPELSEDRRVHEYFLEMVRDAAH is encoded by the coding sequence ATGAAGAAGGTTCCGACCATTGGCGTGCTGGCTCTCCAGGGCGCATTCGAAGTACACGCCAAGCGCCTCTCCGAGCTTGGTGCCGACGCGCATCTCATCCGCAAACCCGAACAGCTCGATGCGCTCGATGGCCTCGTGCTTCCCGGCGGCGAAAGCTCCACCTTCCTCTGGCATCTAGAGCTCGCAGGCTTCTACGACAAGCTCGACGCCTTCGTGCACTCGAAGCCCGTCTTCGGCACCTGCGCGGGCTGCATTCTGCTCGCCAAGGAAGTGCTGAACCCGACGCAGAAATCCTTCGGCGTGCTCGACGTCGCTGTCGAACGCAACGCTTACGGTCGCCAGAACGATTCGGTGATCCTGAAGGAAGACACGAAGCTCCCCGGTGGGCCACTCGAAACCGTCTACATCCGCGCGCCACGCATCGCGCGCATCGGCAAGAAGGTCGAAGTGCTCGCCAAGCGCGACGATTCACCGACACTCGTGCGCGAGGGCCACGTGCTTGCTGCGACCTTTCACCCCGAACTCTCTGAAGATCGTCGCGTGCATGAGTATTTTCTCGAGATGGTCCGTGACGCAGCGCACTAA